Proteins co-encoded in one Lasioglossum baleicum chromosome 3, iyLasBale1, whole genome shotgun sequence genomic window:
- the Cul5 gene encoding cullin 5 isoform X1: protein MATMLKDKSRPMFEDKWPCMRPIILKLLVQEPVTQAEWQDLFYSVHLICVWDEKGAPKLRDALKEDIMDFIKQAQQRVLAHQEEQALLKAYIVEWRKFFIQCIYLPTPFRQLETSLAGKTTSTVQKRNQPDDTVRKLMLDSWNQSIFGEIKQKLQDSAMRLIRAERNGEAFDSQLVIGVRESYVNLCSNTTDQLQIYRENFEAAYIEATEAFYWVKAPEQLSLHGVENYMRYAEAKLREEELRAQKYLEPNSASVQLLTDCCVRILVATFKPAILAECPRMIQHHQTDHLRLMLKLMDRVPEGVGPMLRNLEEHIASAGLADMMAAVDVITHDSEKYVERLLDLFRRFSTLVKEAFDDDPRFLTARDKAYKLVVNDATVFKLELPARQSSGIGTTILNNKPNNNNNKQPESKCPELLANYCDMLLRKTPLSKKLTSDEIESKLRDVLLVLKYVQNKDVFMRYHKAHLTRRLILDTSADSEKEENMVEWLREVGMPADYVNKLARMFQDIKVSQDLNQQFKEQCRAAIADSINIKILNAGAWARGSERVTVSLPLQLEDYIPEVEEFYKKKHSGRKLQWYHHMSNGTITFSNQVGRFDVDVTTFQMAVLFAWNQRPFEKITYENLRLATELPDPELRRTLWSLCVFPKLKRQLLLVDPHAHSPKDFANDTRFWVNQEFAIVKNGKLQKRGKINLIGRLQLSTERSKEEDNQSIVQLRILRVQEAIIKILKMRKKISNAQLQTELVDILKNMFLPSKKMIKEQIEWLIEHKYIRRHDDDINTFVYVA, encoded by the exons ATGGCGACGATGTTGAAG GACAAAAGCCGGCCCATGTTTGAAGATAAATGGCCATGTATGCGTCCGATTATTTTGAAACTGTTGGTACAAGAACCCGTAACTCAAGCAGAATGGCAAGATTTATTTTACTCTGTTCATTTGATATGCGTGTGGGATGAGAAAGGTGCTCCGAAGTTAAGGGACGCCCTTAAAGAAGACATAATGGATTTTATAAAACAAGCACAACag agAGTTTTAGCACACCAAGAAGAACAAGCTCTATTAAAAGCGTACATAGTTGAATGGAGGAAGTTTTTCATTCAGTGTATTTATCTTCCGACACCTTTTAGGCAATTAGAAACAAGTCTAGCTGGCAAAACAACTTCTACAGTTCAGAAAAGAAATCAACCGGATGATACTGTCAGAAAG TTAATGTTGGATAGTTGGAATCAAAGTATATTCGGAGAAATAAAGCAGAAACTCCAAGATTCGGCTATGCGACTAATAAGAGCCGAACGGAACGGAGAGGCGTTTGATTCACAGCTTGTCATCGGCGTTAGGGAATCCTATG TAAATTTGTGCTCGAATACGACGGATCAACTTCAAATATATAGAGAGAATTTTGAAGCGGCATACATAGAGGCGACAGAAGCATTTTATTGGGTGAAAGCTCCCGAACAATTATCGTTACACGGTGTAGAGAATTACATGCGTTACGCGGAGGCAAAGCTGAGAGAAGAAGAACTCAGAGCACAAAAGTATTTAGAACCAAACAGTGCCAGCGTACAGCTTTTAACCGACTGCTGTGTACGTATATTAGTAGCAACTTTTAAGCCGGCTATACTAGCAGAATGTCCGAGAATGATACAGCACCATCAAACAGAtc ATCTTAGATTGATGCTAAAGTTAATGGATAGAGTGCCCGAGGGTGTTGGTCCAATGTTAAGAAATTTAGAAGAACATATTGCGAGTGCGGGTCTAGCCGATATGATGGCAGCTGTAGACGTTATAACCCACGactctgaaaaatatgttgaaagacTGTTAGATCTTTTCCGGCGATTCTCGACCCTCGTTAAAGAAGCGTTCGACGACGATCCTAGATTTTTAACTGCTAGAGACAAAGCTTACAAGCTCGTCGTGAACGACGCAACAGTATTCAAGTTAGAGTTACCGGCTCGCCAAAGCTCTGGCATCGGTacaacaattttaaataataaaccgaacaacaacaacaataaacaACCGGAATCGAAATGTCCAGAACTCCTTGCTAATTACTGTGATATGCTACTTAGAAAGACACCTCTCAGTAAAAAACTAACTTCCGACGAAATCGAAAGTAAGCTAAGGGACGTA ttGTTAGTGTTAAAGTATGTTCAAAATAAGGATGTATTTATGCGCTATCATAAGGCTCATTTAACACGCCGCTTAATACTAGACACATCTGCGGATTCTGAGAAAGAAGAGAATATGGTAGAATGGCTTCGCGAAGTCGGAATGCCTgcagattatgttaataaattAGCTCGAATGTTCCAAGACATTAAAGTGTCGCAGGATCTCAATCAACAGTTTAAAGAACAGTGTAGAGCTGCCATTGCagatagtataaatattaag ATATTAAATGCAGGTGCTTGGGCTAGAGGCAGTGAACGCGTCACTGTAAGTTTACCGTTACAATTAGAAGATTATATTCCCGAGGTAGAAgaattttataagaaaaaacATAGCGGAAGAAAATTACAATGGTATCATCATATGTCGAACGGCACG ATAACATTTTCCAACCAAGTGGGCCGCTTCGATGTGGACGTAACAACTTTTCAAATGGCAGTTCTGTTCGCTTGGAATCAGCGGCCGTTTGAAAAAATCACTTACGAAAATTTACGATTGGCTACGGAGCTTCCTGACCCCGAGCTTAGGCGAACGTTATGGTCTTTGTGCGTTTTTCCGAAGCTCAAACGGCAGCTTCTGTTGGTAGACCCTCACGCGCATAGTCCCAAAGATTTCGCGAATGACACAAGGTTTTGGGTCAATCAGGAGTTCGCTATTGT TAAAAACGGTAAATTACAAAAGCGagggaaaattaatttaataggaAGACTTCAATTATCCACCGAACGCAGTAAAGAGGAGGACAACCAATCTATCGTACAACTTAGAATATTAAGGGTTCAG GAGGCGATTATCAAGATTCTAAAAATGCGGAAAAAGATTAGTAATGCTCAGCTACAAACCGAATTAGTCGATATACTGAAGAACATGTTTCTGCCAAGTAAAAAGATGATAAAGGAACAAATCGAATGGCTCAttgaacacaaatatattcgcAGACACGACGACGATATTAATACTTTCGTGTATGTTGCATAA
- the Cul5 gene encoding cullin 5 isoform X2 produces the protein MFEDKWPCMRPIILKLLVQEPVTQAEWQDLFYSVHLICVWDEKGAPKLRDALKEDIMDFIKQAQQRVLAHQEEQALLKAYIVEWRKFFIQCIYLPTPFRQLETSLAGKTTSTVQKRNQPDDTVRKLMLDSWNQSIFGEIKQKLQDSAMRLIRAERNGEAFDSQLVIGVRESYVNLCSNTTDQLQIYRENFEAAYIEATEAFYWVKAPEQLSLHGVENYMRYAEAKLREEELRAQKYLEPNSASVQLLTDCCVRILVATFKPAILAECPRMIQHHQTDHLRLMLKLMDRVPEGVGPMLRNLEEHIASAGLADMMAAVDVITHDSEKYVERLLDLFRRFSTLVKEAFDDDPRFLTARDKAYKLVVNDATVFKLELPARQSSGIGTTILNNKPNNNNNKQPESKCPELLANYCDMLLRKTPLSKKLTSDEIESKLRDVLLVLKYVQNKDVFMRYHKAHLTRRLILDTSADSEKEENMVEWLREVGMPADYVNKLARMFQDIKVSQDLNQQFKEQCRAAIADSINIKILNAGAWARGSERVTVSLPLQLEDYIPEVEEFYKKKHSGRKLQWYHHMSNGTITFSNQVGRFDVDVTTFQMAVLFAWNQRPFEKITYENLRLATELPDPELRRTLWSLCVFPKLKRQLLLVDPHAHSPKDFANDTRFWVNQEFAIVKNGKLQKRGKINLIGRLQLSTERSKEEDNQSIVQLRILRVQEAIIKILKMRKKISNAQLQTELVDILKNMFLPSKKMIKEQIEWLIEHKYIRRHDDDINTFVYVA, from the exons ATGTTTGAAGATAAATGGCCATGTATGCGTCCGATTATTTTGAAACTGTTGGTACAAGAACCCGTAACTCAAGCAGAATGGCAAGATTTATTTTACTCTGTTCATTTGATATGCGTGTGGGATGAGAAAGGTGCTCCGAAGTTAAGGGACGCCCTTAAAGAAGACATAATGGATTTTATAAAACAAGCACAACag agAGTTTTAGCACACCAAGAAGAACAAGCTCTATTAAAAGCGTACATAGTTGAATGGAGGAAGTTTTTCATTCAGTGTATTTATCTTCCGACACCTTTTAGGCAATTAGAAACAAGTCTAGCTGGCAAAACAACTTCTACAGTTCAGAAAAGAAATCAACCGGATGATACTGTCAGAAAG TTAATGTTGGATAGTTGGAATCAAAGTATATTCGGAGAAATAAAGCAGAAACTCCAAGATTCGGCTATGCGACTAATAAGAGCCGAACGGAACGGAGAGGCGTTTGATTCACAGCTTGTCATCGGCGTTAGGGAATCCTATG TAAATTTGTGCTCGAATACGACGGATCAACTTCAAATATATAGAGAGAATTTTGAAGCGGCATACATAGAGGCGACAGAAGCATTTTATTGGGTGAAAGCTCCCGAACAATTATCGTTACACGGTGTAGAGAATTACATGCGTTACGCGGAGGCAAAGCTGAGAGAAGAAGAACTCAGAGCACAAAAGTATTTAGAACCAAACAGTGCCAGCGTACAGCTTTTAACCGACTGCTGTGTACGTATATTAGTAGCAACTTTTAAGCCGGCTATACTAGCAGAATGTCCGAGAATGATACAGCACCATCAAACAGAtc ATCTTAGATTGATGCTAAAGTTAATGGATAGAGTGCCCGAGGGTGTTGGTCCAATGTTAAGAAATTTAGAAGAACATATTGCGAGTGCGGGTCTAGCCGATATGATGGCAGCTGTAGACGTTATAACCCACGactctgaaaaatatgttgaaagacTGTTAGATCTTTTCCGGCGATTCTCGACCCTCGTTAAAGAAGCGTTCGACGACGATCCTAGATTTTTAACTGCTAGAGACAAAGCTTACAAGCTCGTCGTGAACGACGCAACAGTATTCAAGTTAGAGTTACCGGCTCGCCAAAGCTCTGGCATCGGTacaacaattttaaataataaaccgaacaacaacaacaataaacaACCGGAATCGAAATGTCCAGAACTCCTTGCTAATTACTGTGATATGCTACTTAGAAAGACACCTCTCAGTAAAAAACTAACTTCCGACGAAATCGAAAGTAAGCTAAGGGACGTA ttGTTAGTGTTAAAGTATGTTCAAAATAAGGATGTATTTATGCGCTATCATAAGGCTCATTTAACACGCCGCTTAATACTAGACACATCTGCGGATTCTGAGAAAGAAGAGAATATGGTAGAATGGCTTCGCGAAGTCGGAATGCCTgcagattatgttaataaattAGCTCGAATGTTCCAAGACATTAAAGTGTCGCAGGATCTCAATCAACAGTTTAAAGAACAGTGTAGAGCTGCCATTGCagatagtataaatattaag ATATTAAATGCAGGTGCTTGGGCTAGAGGCAGTGAACGCGTCACTGTAAGTTTACCGTTACAATTAGAAGATTATATTCCCGAGGTAGAAgaattttataagaaaaaacATAGCGGAAGAAAATTACAATGGTATCATCATATGTCGAACGGCACG ATAACATTTTCCAACCAAGTGGGCCGCTTCGATGTGGACGTAACAACTTTTCAAATGGCAGTTCTGTTCGCTTGGAATCAGCGGCCGTTTGAAAAAATCACTTACGAAAATTTACGATTGGCTACGGAGCTTCCTGACCCCGAGCTTAGGCGAACGTTATGGTCTTTGTGCGTTTTTCCGAAGCTCAAACGGCAGCTTCTGTTGGTAGACCCTCACGCGCATAGTCCCAAAGATTTCGCGAATGACACAAGGTTTTGGGTCAATCAGGAGTTCGCTATTGT TAAAAACGGTAAATTACAAAAGCGagggaaaattaatttaataggaAGACTTCAATTATCCACCGAACGCAGTAAAGAGGAGGACAACCAATCTATCGTACAACTTAGAATATTAAGGGTTCAG GAGGCGATTATCAAGATTCTAAAAATGCGGAAAAAGATTAGTAATGCTCAGCTACAAACCGAATTAGTCGATATACTGAAGAACATGTTTCTGCCAAGTAAAAAGATGATAAAGGAACAAATCGAATGGCTCAttgaacacaaatatattcgcAGACACGACGACGATATTAATACTTTCGTGTATGTTGCATAA
- the Sra gene encoding RRM_RCAN_like domain containing protein Sra: MEEKHGSRVLEDDDLEESENIIINEIDGLPNLHPNYQELELEFNVGKDHSEANARSLEDLVHDEDLPISVIVTNVDPRVFNSDELKHEIEDLFKQFGDDATFQYFRSFRRMRVNYSSPHAAANARIQLHQTLFGETSINCYFAQPVTPIDMEDQHLQPPALTKQFLISPPASPPVGWQPREENEPLVNHDLLAAIANLSAGGSHELHPGGSGQPGIVVHVCETANPIKNAPRIQHTRCPEHS, translated from the exons atggaAGAGAAACACGGTTCCAGAGTGTTGGAAGATGATGATCTGGAAGAAtcagaaaatataataatcaACGAAATTGACGGTTTACCCAACTTACATCCAAATTACcaagaattagaattggaattcaATGTAGGGAAAGATCATAGCGAGGCTAATGCAAGGTCTCTAGAAGATTTAGTGCACGACGAAGATTTACCAATATCGGTTATAGTAACTAATGTGGATCCTCGTGTGTTTAACAGCGACGAATTAAAG CACGAGATAGAAGATCTATTTAAACAATTTGGCGACGATGCTACTTTTCAGTACTTTAGGTCGTTTAGAAGAATGAGAGTAAACTACAGTTCCCCGCACGCAGCTGCTAATGCTAGGATACAGCTGCATCAAACTCTCTTCGGCGAGACCAGtatcaattgttattttgcacagCCTGTCACTCCAATCG ATATGGAAGATCAGCATCTTCAGCCACCGGCACTTACTAAACAGTTCCTAATTTCGCCACCCGCATCCCCGCCTGTTGGTTGGCAGCCGAGAGAGGAAAACGAACCTTTAGTTAATCATGATTTATTAGCGGCTATAGCAAACTTATCTGCAG GAGGTAGTCACGAATTACATCCCGGAGGTTCAGGACAGCCAGGAATAGTCGTTCATGTTTGTGAAACAGCAAATCCTATAAAGAATGCTCCACGCATACAACATACACGTTGTCCAGAACATTCATAA